CTGATGACAAGACGGTTTCAAGACTTTCCGAACCGTTAACAGGATCGCAACGCCGATCCACTAGCTTGCCGAAAGGGCAGCCTCCGATTGTGCGCCCTGCCTGAATGCGGCCATCGCAGGATGCCGTCCGGCTCCGACGAGAACCGAGCTTCTATCCGGAGACCATTCCATTGCGGCGTAAAGTAGCGTTCCTGCTGGGTGGGGTGCTGATCGGCACGATCGGCTACAAGCTCGTGACACCCGCGACTCCCCACACCGATTTTTCCGCAATGGCGCTGCCAGCGCGAAACGAGCGGCCGTGCGGCCCGATATCCGGCAAGACGGCCATCATCGTCGTGCACGGCCAGAGCAACGCGGCGAACTTCGGAAGCGCGCGACACTCAGCGCGTGAGGTCGTCGACAATTTCGATCCCGCGACCGGCAAATGCTTCGCCGCAGTCGATCCCCTGCTCGGCACCGACGGCATCGGCGGGAGCTTTGCAACGCGTCTCGGCGACATCCTGATCCAGGCCGGACGCTACGATCGCGTGATTCTCGTCCCCCTCGCCAGGGGTGGGGCATCGCTCGCCTTCCTGAACAACGAGGGTGCCGAGTTGATCACCAACGGCATCGCGAAGCTGAAGGCGGCGGGGCTGACGCCGACGCATATTCTGTTTCAGCAGGGGGAAACGGATGCGGTATCGACGACGACGGCCGAAGAGTATGCTTCGCTGCTGCATCAGCTCGTGAAGCGATTTCGCGCGGCCGGCCTCGATGCGCCCTTCTATCTGTCGCGTAGCGCAAAATGCGACTATGTCGGGCCGAACAACATTGCGGCGGTACGCGCCGGTCAACTCTCTGCGGTCGATGAAGCGCTGAACATCCGACCGGGACCCGACACCGACACGATCGGAAATGAAGGCCGCAGTCCGGACGGCTGCCACATGAACGAGGCCGGTACGCTTGCAAATGCAGCCCTGTGGGCGGCGTTCATCAAATAGCGGTGATTTAAAGCGCCGGGCGCGATGGCGCCGGCATCGCCTCGTGCCGTTCACGCCCCTGCCGCGACAAGTCTTGGCGCCGGCTCATGCCGCCACCACGATCCGGCGCGGCGCAGGATCAGCATGGACACGACAAGCGTGGCGCCAAGGCCGGTCGGAATACCGGTGAACATGTAGCAGCCGATGAGAGCCGCGACGGCGCCGAGCGCCGGAAGCTCGTAGGCGCGAAAACCGGTCTTCAATCCGATGCGAACCAGGAAGGCGATCGGGATCGCCAGCACCATCATGTCGTACATGAAGAGATAGGGCGTGGTCAGCAGCGTGCCGGCGGCAAGCGCTGCGGCCTTCAGCGTGTAGGGCACGCGGCTTCGCCACACCAGCGCCAGCACCACGGCCACCGAGGCGGTGAGAACCCACTGGAATGCCCAGCCGAGCGGTTCGCTGCCGCCGAAGTAACGCACCATCGAGAAGATGCTTTGCAGCTTCCACCATGGGGCCTTGCCTTCGGTCAGGAACGCCTGCGAGAATTTCGGCATCCAGTGGAAGAACGCCAGCCAGCTCTCGATGCCGAAGGCGAGCCAGGAAGCGGTGGCCAGCACGACTGCCGTTACGCCGGCGCTGATGAACACGCGCCAATGCCCCCCTGCGATCAGCATGATCGGAAACAGCAGCCCGTATTGCGGCTTGTAGGTCAAAAGCCCGAGGCAGATGCCTGCCAGTACCGGCCGTATCGGGATCAGATAGAGCGTACCGCCGATCAGCGCCGCGGTGAGGAATCCGTTCTGCCCGACCAGTGCATTGATGAACGCCATCGGAATGGCGAGCGCGAGCAGATAGCCGAAGGCGTGGCCGACGATCGCACGCATCGCGACAAGAAAGAGCAGAAAGCTGACCACGACCCAGCCGATATAGGCGAGCTGATAGGGAAGCTGCGCCAGCAAGGATGCGACGAACAGGAATGGCGGCGGATAGTGCCAGGCGAAGTAGCCGACAAAATCCTGGCCGAGTTTTGCGACCTCGACCTGCTTCTGGATGTCCCAGTCATAGGCCTGCGCCGGGAGGCCATCGAGCACCAGACGGCCGGCCGCCCAGACGTTGATGAAATCAGTCGGGATGCCGAGGCCGTTCGGATCGTAAACCCACCAGTGCGAGGAATACGCCACCCCGCAAAGGGTCACGTTCACAACCGCCAGCACCAGGCAGACCCTGACGAGCCACGTGGGAATTGCGGTTTGCTCCGGTGCGGGCCTGAGAGTGGAAAGAGAGGCGGTCATGCGAGATCCTTGCCCGGGCGCCTGTCCCAAGGCGCACGCCCCCAAAGCAATAGACCGGGCCGAATTGAGGAAATCTTAAGTTTTAGCGCGGCAACGGCGGTTTTTCCCGTCGTGCCTGCGAACGCAGGCACCCATACCGTCTAATGTGACGACCGGTTAGACGCTACAAACAATCAGCGTCGGTGGTTATGGGTCCCCTGTGTTCGCAGGGACGACCGTCAGTGACGGCTCTTAATTCCCCGTCTGCAATTCCCCAAAACGCTCCCACGTTTTCCCGTTGAAGCGCATGAACTGCATCTGATCTACCGGCACATGGTCGGCAGGCCCGGTATTGACCTTGATGCCAGGCAGCAGCATCGGCAGTTCCAGGTCTTTGATCGAATAGGCCTGCCTTAAAATATTCTCGGTCGACAGGTCGTTGCCGCAGGCCTTCAGCACGGCCTCCAGCACCATCGCGCTGTTATAGGCGTTGACGTAATTGGTGTCGTGCAGGTCGCCGTCGGGAACGTATTTGATCATGAACTCGCGCCAGGCCTTGACGCCGGGGTCGTCCTTCCAGGCGGGATCGTCGGGATCCTTGACATAGGCGGTGGAGAGAATGCCGGTGCCGGCCTCGACGCCCGCCGGCTCCATCACGGTCGAAATCCACACTGCGACGTTGGAGAGGAACGTCATCGGCCGCCAGCCGATCTCGAACGCCTTGCGAATCGATTGCGCGGCGAATTTCGGCGTTGCCGCGATCACGAACACATCGGCGCCGGAGGCCTTCAGCTTCACGATCTGGGAGTCGATGGTCGGATCGGAAATTTCATAGGTCGCGCCGGTGACAACGGAATCGTACTTGTCGCCAAGCACGTCCTTCAGCCCTGCCAGATAATCGCGGCCGTAATCGTCGTTCTGCGAAATAACGGCGAATCTGGCGTTCGGGTTTTTCGAAAGCGCATAACGCGCATAGAGCCGTGCCTCGTAGCGGAACGGCGCCTGCACACCCACGGTGGCCTGCGGGAATTGCGCAATGTCGGCGAATTTCGAAGCGCCGGAGGCCAGGAACAATTGCGGGATGTTCTTGCCCTGCAGGTATTTCGCGATCGCGGTGTTATGCGCAGTGCCGATCGAGGAGAAGATCAACGCGACCTCGTCGCTCTCGACCAGCCGGCGCGTCTGCTCCACGGTCTTCGGCGGCGCGTAACTGTCATCGAGCGAAATCAGATTGACCTTGCGGCCATTGATGCCGCCGCGCTCGTTGACCATCTTGAAATAGCCGACCTCGCCCTTGCCGAGCGCGCCGAACGCCGACACTGGCCCGCTATAGGGCATGGTCTGGCCGATCCTGATTTCGGTCGCGGTGACGCCGCGCATTTCGGCCGACATCGCAGCCACAGGCAGCATCAGACAAACGACGGCGCCTAGCGCGACAACCCCCGTGACGAAACGCATCGGCTTCCCTCCCCCTTGTGTCGTCAGCCGCGCTTAAGGGCGCGCGGAGCGGCCGGTATTTCGTTCCGGCGAGCGGAAACATGCCATGACGCCGCGACCGACGCCAACCCTAATCATGCCGGTTCAGACGCAAGGGATCAGCAGTTTCAGCCGCTACTCACAGCCGCTTCGCAGCCACCGCATTGGCCAGCAGCGATTGGACGCCGGTCCGGTGAAACGGCACGATAAAGAACAGATAGATTTTGCCGGAGAGGTTGTGCACCGAGCAAATCGTCGAAACGACGACGCTCTCCGCATCGTTATCCCTCAACCGAAGCACCGAGAGCCTGAAGTCGAGGTGCCTGTTGTTGCGACCCGCGACAATCTCATTGTCGCCAATGAAGAAAATCGGCCACGGACCGATCTTGTCGCCAACGCTGTAGCTGGCGCGCATCGCAGGCTTGAGAATTTCGGCGACGGTCGGTGCTTCCAGTCCAAAGCATCTGGCAATGGCATTGCGGGTGATCAACAACGCCTTCATCCAGCGCGGCGAATGGCCGAACAACGCAAAAAAGATTTCAACGATTGTCAGCCCCGGACGTGTCAGCGGCACGCGGTATGAATCGTGGAAATAGGCTTTGCTGATCTCGTCCTTGCCCAGCGCGCTCACTGGCGGAAGTTCGCATTCGACCACGTGCATGCCGGTCCCCCGTCAGGCGGACGTCCATAACAGAACGGGCGCATGATGCGCCCGTTCTAACTCAGTCCGATAGCAACCCGGCTCACGCCTGCGGCTGCGGCTCCAGGCCGGGATCCGGATCGGGACGCGGGCGCGGCTTGCCGGCCGGCGGCACGGCGGAGGCGCGCGGCGTGCTCGGCTCCAGCACCGACTCGCGGTTGGGCTTTTTGCCGTTGAGCAGGTCCTGAATCTCGTCACCGCTCAGCGTCTCGAACTCGAGCAGGCCTTTCGCCAGGGTTTCGAGGTCTTGGCGCTTCTCGGTAAGGATTCGCGTGGCTTCGTTATAGCCCTCTTCGACAAAGCGCCGGATCTCGGTGTCAATCTTCTGAACCGTGGCTTCCGACGCGTTCTGGGTACGGGATACCGACATGCCCAGGAACACCTCGTCCTGGTTTTCGCCGTAGGACACGGTGCCAAGGGCTTCGGACAGACCCCAGCGCGTCACCATCATGCGCGCCAGTCGCGTTGCCTGCTCGATATCGGAAGAGGCGCCGGACGTAACCTTCTCCTTGCCGAAGACCAGTTCTTCAGCGACACGGCCGCCCATCATGATCGCGAGCCGCGATGTCATCTGCTCGAGCGACATCGACAGCTTGTCCCGCTCGGGCAGCTGCATCACCATGCCGAGTGCACGCCCGCGCGGAATGATTGTCGCCTTGTGGATCGGATCGGTCGCGACGACATTGAGGCCGACGATGGCATGGCCGCCCTCGTGATAGGCCGTCAGCAGCTTCTCTTCCTCGGTCATGACGAGCGACTTGCGCTCGGCGCCCATCATCACCTTGTCTTTGGCTTCCTCGAACTCGGCCTGCGTCACCATCCGCTTGTTGCGGCGGGCAGCCGTCAGCGCGGCCTCGTTGACGAGGTTCATCAGGTCGGCGCCGGAGAAGCCCGGGGTGCCGCGCGCGATGGTCTTGAGGTTGATATCCGGCGCCAGCGGCACCTTGCGAACGTGAACTTTCAGGATCTGCTCGCGGCCGACGACATCAGGGTTCGGCACCACGACCTGACGGTCGAAGCGGCCGGGACGCAGCAGCGCCGGATCGAGCACGTCAGGACGGTTGGTCGCCGCGATCAGGATCACGCCTTCATTGGCCTCGAAGCCATCCATCTCGACCAGCAACTGGTTGAGCGTCTGTTCGCGCTCGTCATTGCCACCGCCGAGACCGGCGCCGCGATGACGGCCGACCGCGTCGATTTCGTCGATGAAGATGATGCAGGGCGCGTTCTTCTTGGCCTGCTCGAACATGTCGCGGACGCGGGAGGCGCCGACGCCGACAAACATTTCGACGAAGTCCGAACCCGAGATGGTGAAGAACGGCACGTTGGCTTCGCCCGCGACCGCACGCGCGATCAGGGTTTTACCGGTGCCGGGAGGACCGACCAGCAGCACGCCGCGCGGAATGCGTCCGCCGAGGCGCTGGAATTTGCCGGGATCGCGGAGGAACTCGACGATCTCCTGCAAGTCCTGCTTGGCCTCGTCGACACCGGCGACGTCCTCGAAGGTGACGCGGCCATGGGCCTCCGTCAGCATCTTGGCGCGCGATTTGCCAAAGCCCATCGCCTTGCCGGCGCCGCCCTGCATCTGGCGCGACAGGAAGATCCACACGCCGATCAGCGCAATGAAGGGCAGCCAGGAGACGAGCAGCGAGACGAACCACGGCACGTTGTCGCCGGGCGGCTTCGCGGTGATCGAGACCTTGCCGTCATACAGACGCTTCACCAGCGTCGGATCGTTCGGCGCATAGGTCTGGAAAGAGGAGCCGTTGGTGAAGGTGCCGTGGATATCCGGTCCCTGGATCACGACGTCGCGCACGCGGTTCTGGTCAACCTCGCTCAACAGCTGCGAGAACGAGATGTCCTGCGAGGACGTGCGCTGACCCGGATTCTGGAAGAGCGTGAACAATGCCAACAGCAACAGGACAATGATGACCCAGAGGGCGAAGTTGCGCAGATTGGCGTTCATTGATCTTCCTTCGTGGTCGCGCGGATCGCGGCCCTATGTCCTTGGCAGTAACCCTAGAATATTCCTTGGGTAGTGTGGCGAGAATCCCCGGTCCACTGCACCCCAATCTAGGTGGCGCCCGGGTCAATGCCAAGGGAACCACACGGGACTATTTAACGCATCTTAACGAGATTCCCGGACAAAAAATGACGCAAAGGCCGGGGTTTTTCCGAGGTGGTTAAGGCTCTTGGTGCCGATATAAGCGGATATTGCGGATATTGCGGTATGTGGACGCCTCTTATGCCCGATTACCCCTCCGCGGCGGTGCTGGATCGACGTGAATTCGCCCCTTCGACAGGCTGATCGCCGCCCCGGCCAACGTCTGTTTCAGCCTTGTCTGCCTCTCGCCATTCGCAATGGCCCGGTCCAGCACCGCCAGCAGCGCCTCGACCTTGCCGAGTTCCGCAGGCCCTTCGTGTCCAGCCCGGTCAATCGCGCGCTTGAGCAGCCGAAGGCGGATCTCCTCGGGCAGATCGGCAAATGCGCGAGCGTCGAATCCGAACCGCGAGGCATCATCGCGATCTCTCAAGGCGAGATAGCGCTCGGCGCCGTCGGCCAGCACTTCGATCGCGGCATTCGCCCGCGCGAGCCTTGTTGCCAGCCGCGCCAAATTTCGGCTGTCGCCGCCCTCCTCGACCAGCGCCGGTATCAACGCGCGCAGCCGCGGCCGCGTGAATCTCATGTCGCGATTGGTGGGATCGTCGGCAAATGCGATCTTCGCCTTGCCCAGCGTCGCAACGAGCCTGGATTTCGGAACGTCGAGCAACGGCCGCGTCAGCCACACGCCCTCGCGCTCGGTCTCGCGCGCCATCGCCGCGAGACCGGCGATGCCGCTGCCGCGCAGTATCCGCATCAACAGCGTCTCGGCCTGGTCGTCGCGGGTATGCGCCGTCAGGATGTGCGTGGCGCCGCTCGCCCGCGCGGCCTTCGCCAGCAGGCGATAGCGCGCGGCACGGGCTGCGGCCGGCAAGCCTGTGCTCGGTTTGGCTCCGGTCCAGCGCAACGTGCGATG
This portion of the Bradyrhizobium sp. AZCC 2262 genome encodes:
- a CDS encoding sialate O-acetylesterase, encoding MRRKVAFLLGGVLIGTIGYKLVTPATPHTDFSAMALPARNERPCGPISGKTAIIVVHGQSNAANFGSARHSAREVVDNFDPATGKCFAAVDPLLGTDGIGGSFATRLGDILIQAGRYDRVILVPLARGGASLAFLNNEGAELITNGIAKLKAAGLTPTHILFQQGETDAVSTTTAEEYASLLHQLVKRFRAAGLDAPFYLSRSAKCDYVGPNNIAAVRAGQLSAVDEALNIRPGPDTDTIGNEGRSPDGCHMNEAGTLANAALWAAFIK
- a CDS encoding glycosyltransferase family 87 protein, with product MTASLSTLRPAPEQTAIPTWLVRVCLVLAVVNVTLCGVAYSSHWWVYDPNGLGIPTDFINVWAAGRLVLDGLPAQAYDWDIQKQVEVAKLGQDFVGYFAWHYPPPFLFVASLLAQLPYQLAYIGWVVVSFLLFLVAMRAIVGHAFGYLLALAIPMAFINALVGQNGFLTAALIGGTLYLIPIRPVLAGICLGLLTYKPQYGLLFPIMLIAGGHWRVFISAGVTAVVLATASWLAFGIESWLAFFHWMPKFSQAFLTEGKAPWWKLQSIFSMVRYFGGSEPLGWAFQWVLTASVAVVLALVWRSRVPYTLKAAALAAGTLLTTPYLFMYDMMVLAIPIAFLVRIGLKTGFRAYELPALGAVAALIGCYMFTGIPTGLGATLVVSMLILRRAGSWWRHEPAPRLVAAGA
- a CDS encoding ABC transporter substrate-binding protein codes for the protein MLPVAAMSAEMRGVTATEIRIGQTMPYSGPVSAFGALGKGEVGYFKMVNERGGINGRKVNLISLDDSYAPPKTVEQTRRLVESDEVALIFSSIGTAHNTAIAKYLQGKNIPQLFLASGASKFADIAQFPQATVGVQAPFRYEARLYARYALSKNPNARFAVISQNDDYGRDYLAGLKDVLGDKYDSVVTGATYEISDPTIDSQIVKLKASGADVFVIAATPKFAAQSIRKAFEIGWRPMTFLSNVAVWISTVMEPAGVEAGTGILSTAYVKDPDDPAWKDDPGVKAWREFMIKYVPDGDLHDTNYVNAYNSAMVLEAVLKACGNDLSTENILRQAYSIKDLELPMLLPGIKVNTGPADHVPVDQMQFMRFNGKTWERFGELQTGN
- a CDS encoding DUF2867 domain-containing protein yields the protein MHVVECELPPVSALGKDEISKAYFHDSYRVPLTRPGLTIVEIFFALFGHSPRWMKALLITRNAIARCFGLEAPTVAEILKPAMRASYSVGDKIGPWPIFFIGDNEIVAGRNNRHLDFRLSVLRLRDNDAESVVVSTICSVHNLSGKIYLFFIVPFHRTGVQSLLANAVAAKRL
- the ftsH gene encoding ATP-dependent zinc metalloprotease FtsH, translated to MNANLRNFALWVIIVLLLLALFTLFQNPGQRTSSQDISFSQLLSEVDQNRVRDVVIQGPDIHGTFTNGSSFQTYAPNDPTLVKRLYDGKVSITAKPPGDNVPWFVSLLVSWLPFIALIGVWIFLSRQMQGGAGKAMGFGKSRAKMLTEAHGRVTFEDVAGVDEAKQDLQEIVEFLRDPGKFQRLGGRIPRGVLLVGPPGTGKTLIARAVAGEANVPFFTISGSDFVEMFVGVGASRVRDMFEQAKKNAPCIIFIDEIDAVGRHRGAGLGGGNDEREQTLNQLLVEMDGFEANEGVILIAATNRPDVLDPALLRPGRFDRQVVVPNPDVVGREQILKVHVRKVPLAPDINLKTIARGTPGFSGADLMNLVNEAALTAARRNKRMVTQAEFEEAKDKVMMGAERKSLVMTEEEKLLTAYHEGGHAIVGLNVVATDPIHKATIIPRGRALGMVMQLPERDKLSMSLEQMTSRLAIMMGGRVAEELVFGKEKVTSGASSDIEQATRLARMMVTRWGLSEALGTVSYGENQDEVFLGMSVSRTQNASEATVQKIDTEIRRFVEEGYNEATRILTEKRQDLETLAKGLLEFETLSGDEIQDLLNGKKPNRESVLEPSTPRASAVPPAGKPRPRPDPDPGLEPQPQA
- the tilS gene encoding tRNA lysidine(34) synthetase TilS, whose translation is MPDDDHAPISVQQAKDLFAHWKAAPALVLAVSGGPDSLALMWLAARWRRALPRGPRLIAVTVDHGLRREAAREARDVKRLAQALDVPHRTLRWTGAKPSTGLPAAARAARYRLLAKAARASGATHILTAHTRDDQAETLLMRILRGSGIAGLAAMARETEREGVWLTRPLLDVPKSRLVATLGKAKIAFADDPTNRDMRFTRPRLRALIPALVEEGGDSRNLARLATRLARANAAIEVLADGAERYLALRDRDDASRFGFDARAFADLPEEIRLRLLKRAIDRAGHEGPAELGKVEALLAVLDRAIANGERQTRLKQTLAGAAISLSKGRIHVDPAPPRRGNRA